The following are encoded together in the Flavihumibacter fluvii genome:
- a CDS encoding M1 family metallopeptidase, translating into MRTKSFSVLLLIVLISTVTRAQPERWQQRVKYKMNIDMDVVTNRFTGKQQLEYTNNSPDTLSKVYYHLYWNAFQPNSMMDVRSQELGKVLISNRPDWDGRVRDRIKNLKPDEIGYQKILSLTMNGVAQPFKVRETILEVKLTKPILPHSKVVFKMEFESQVPLQVRRSGRDNPNTGVRYSMSQWYPKLCEYDYEGWHPTPYVAREFYGVWGDFDVSITIDKNYTIGGSGYLQNPQAIGHGYENKNSPLNIPATPKLTWRFVAPEVHDFMWAADPEFRHIVRQVPDGPTIHVLYNYKENDVANDEAWTRVADAAVQVLPYMEKNFGKYPYKQYSFIHGGDGGMEYPMATLLSSSSLGTAFHEWMHTWYQMLMGTNESLYAWMDEGFTSYGESLVSEYYARLNGAKPSGENPHADAYKGYFMLVSSGREEPMTTHADHFESNFGYSIAAYSKGEIFLEQLGYIVGAKVRDQILLDYYKTWRFRHPNVNDFMQVAEKRSGMKLDWYREYWVNTTKTIDYGIDSLYEKDGATLIRLKRSGKMPMPLDVQITFKDGTKELHYIPMYLMFGEKPAEDDMMKRKVYDAWKWTHPTYDISTNRKLQEITKVEIDPSFRMADINKKDNILQLNW; encoded by the coding sequence ATGCGTACAAAGAGTTTTAGTGTATTGCTCCTGATCGTCCTTATCTCCACCGTTACCCGGGCCCAGCCAGAACGATGGCAGCAAAGGGTAAAGTATAAGATGAATATTGATATGGATGTAGTGACCAACCGCTTTACCGGAAAACAGCAACTGGAATACACCAACAATTCACCCGATACATTATCAAAAGTGTATTATCATCTCTACTGGAATGCCTTTCAACCCAATAGTATGATGGATGTGAGAAGCCAGGAATTAGGAAAAGTGTTGATCAGCAACCGGCCTGATTGGGATGGCCGTGTTCGTGACCGAATAAAAAACCTTAAGCCTGACGAAATTGGTTACCAGAAAATTCTCAGCCTAACAATGAATGGAGTAGCGCAGCCGTTTAAAGTCCGCGAAACCATCCTGGAAGTTAAGCTGACCAAACCCATCCTGCCTCACTCAAAAGTTGTCTTCAAAATGGAGTTTGAATCACAGGTTCCCTTGCAGGTGCGTCGGTCCGGTCGTGATAACCCTAATACCGGCGTTCGTTATTCCATGAGCCAATGGTATCCTAAACTTTGTGAATATGATTATGAAGGCTGGCATCCTACGCCTTATGTCGCCCGTGAGTTCTATGGAGTATGGGGTGATTTTGATGTATCTATAACAATCGATAAAAACTATACCATTGGAGGAAGCGGGTACCTGCAAAATCCACAAGCCATAGGGCACGGATATGAAAATAAAAATAGTCCACTGAATATACCAGCTACACCAAAATTAACCTGGCGTTTTGTCGCTCCGGAAGTCCATGATTTTATGTGGGCTGCAGATCCCGAATTCAGGCATATCGTTCGCCAGGTTCCAGATGGTCCTACCATTCATGTACTGTATAATTACAAAGAAAATGATGTGGCCAATGATGAAGCATGGACACGTGTAGCAGATGCAGCAGTGCAAGTGCTGCCGTACATGGAAAAGAATTTTGGCAAATATCCGTACAAACAGTATTCATTTATCCATGGTGGTGATGGCGGTATGGAATACCCAATGGCCACTTTATTAAGCAGCTCCAGCCTGGGCACTGCTTTCCATGAATGGATGCATACATGGTACCAGATGCTGATGGGTACCAATGAAAGCCTGTATGCGTGGATGGATGAAGGATTTACTTCTTATGGCGAAAGCCTGGTGTCTGAATATTATGCCCGGTTAAATGGAGCAAAACCTTCTGGTGAAAATCCGCACGCTGATGCCTATAAAGGTTACTTTATGCTGGTGAGCAGCGGAAGGGAAGAACCCATGACCACCCATGCTGATCACTTTGAATCTAATTTCGGGTATAGTATCGCTGCCTATTCAAAAGGGGAGATTTTCCTGGAACAATTGGGATATATCGTAGGTGCTAAAGTACGTGACCAGATCTTGCTGGATTATTATAAGACCTGGCGATTCAGGCATCCCAATGTTAATGATTTTATGCAGGTTGCTGAAAAAAGAAGTGGCATGAAACTCGATTGGTACAGGGAGTATTGGGTGAATACTACTAAAACCATCGATTATGGTATCGATAGTTTGTATGAGAAAGATGGCGCTACACTGATCCGCCTGAAACGTTCCGGAAAAATGCCCATGCCACTGGATGTGCAAATTACTTTTAAGGATGGTACAAAAGAACTGCATTATATTCCGATGTACCTGATGTTTGGTGAAAAACCTGCAGAAGATGATATGATGAAAAGGAAGGTATATGATGCATGGAAATGGACCCACCCCACCTACGACATAAGCACTAACCGAAAATTGCAGGAGATCACCAAAGTTGAAATAGATCCTTCTTTCAGAATGGCCGATATCAATAAAAAGGACAATATATTGCAGTTGAACTGGTAA
- a CDS encoding OmpA family protein has translation MKNIIIAVLAIAIIISGCKTMNKQQKGTVAGAAGGALIGAAVSHGSIWGILIGAAVGGAAGNLIGKKMDQQAKELKQAVPTAEVQRVGEGINMTFESGLLFKLNSFDLNSTYEDDLASAAGVFIKYPDTNILIEGHTDDTGKDEYNQTLSEKRAHAVAAFLISKGVDAKRLTEKGYGESQPKYANDSDSSRAKNRRVELAVYANEQMKTDAKEGKLE, from the coding sequence ATGAAGAATATCATCATAGCAGTTTTAGCCATAGCTATCATAATTTCTGGTTGTAAAACGATGAATAAGCAGCAAAAAGGAACAGTAGCAGGCGCTGCCGGCGGTGCATTGATTGGTGCTGCTGTTTCCCACGGTAGTATCTGGGGAATTTTAATAGGAGCGGCTGTTGGCGGAGCTGCAGGCAACCTCATTGGCAAAAAAATGGATCAGCAGGCCAAAGAACTGAAGCAAGCCGTTCCTACAGCGGAGGTTCAACGTGTTGGGGAAGGCATCAATATGACGTTTGAATCAGGCCTATTATTCAAGTTAAATTCGTTTGACTTGAATTCAACCTATGAAGACGACCTGGCCAGTGCTGCCGGAGTCTTTATTAAATATCCCGACACAAATATCTTAATTGAAGGGCATACGGATGATACGGGGAAAGATGAATATAACCAGACCTTATCTGAGAAGAGGGCTCATGCCGTTGCAGCTTTCCTTATTTCAAAAGGAGTTGATGCAAAAAGGCTTACAGAAAAGGGGTATGGTGAATCGCAACCGAAGTATGCCAATGATAGTGACTCAAGCAGGGCAAAGAACCGGAGGGTTGAATTGGCTGTTTATGCTAATGAGCAGATGAAAACAGATGCTAAAGAAGGAAAGCTCGAGTAG
- a CDS encoding tetratricopeptide repeat protein, producing MFKIFSAQTFVASCFLFLISVAASAQTFTMGKDCNALNAKGKDELKAKNYQQAFETFSGMKGKCKTKDGKEASAVGLAESLNGLGRYEEAIKASDEALKVTKNSSLAAYFQKGYAQNKLKQYEASKASLDKIIQLTEKNENIKQRATNYALMAAMYDRQLGNTDSAFYFLDKAIAMDSANAGFYIQKGDMFVEAKKYEAAFIEYDKAVALGRTDMDMYIIRSDASLKMMENKYHTTNAQELRAKMTASEKNLVCSDLKKALDLGWKDMNKDMFAALVCK from the coding sequence ATGTTTAAGATTTTTTCGGCACAAACTTTTGTTGCCAGTTGTTTCCTTTTTCTCATTTCAGTGGCTGCTTCTGCACAAACCTTTACCATGGGCAAGGATTGTAATGCATTGAATGCAAAAGGTAAGGATGAATTAAAAGCAAAAAACTACCAGCAAGCTTTTGAAACTTTTTCCGGGATGAAAGGGAAATGTAAAACCAAAGATGGTAAGGAGGCTTCTGCGGTAGGCCTTGCGGAGTCACTGAATGGGCTGGGACGGTATGAAGAAGCTATTAAAGCCAGTGATGAAGCGCTGAAAGTCACCAAAAATTCCAGCCTTGCTGCTTATTTCCAGAAAGGTTATGCACAAAATAAACTGAAACAATATGAGGCTTCAAAAGCTTCCCTGGACAAGATTATCCAGCTCACTGAAAAAAATGAGAATATCAAACAAAGGGCAACGAACTACGCACTGATGGCTGCCATGTATGATCGCCAGCTTGGTAATACAGATAGTGCGTTTTATTTCCTGGATAAGGCCATCGCCATGGATTCAGCAAATGCAGGTTTTTATATACAGAAAGGCGACATGTTTGTTGAAGCAAAAAAATATGAAGCGGCTTTTATTGAATATGATAAAGCAGTTGCCCTGGGCCGCACGGATATGGATATGTACATCATCAGGAGTGATGCCAGCCTTAAAATGATGGAAAACAAGTACCATACAACCAATGCACAGGAGCTTAGGGCAAAAATGACTGCATCGGAAAAGAATCTGGTCTGTTCTGACCTGAAGAAGGCACTAGACTTAGGCTGGAAGGATATGAATAAAGATATGTTTGCCGCACTTGTTTGTAAATAA
- a CDS encoding PepSY-like domain-containing protein: protein MRSVIIFVGLMLVFAGQQKSFAQIRKIPAVVTDAFKYKYRNAESVEWKDKLSHYVVTFLLKGEPYEAIFKNDGTWAGSQKEISKDDLPEAVEEGFDKSKYAEWETELFYKLLFPDDHVEYRMLVKKSDINKRDLTFAENGRLLKDKLTL from the coding sequence ATGAGATCGGTAATTATTTTTGTTGGATTAATGCTGGTATTTGCAGGTCAGCAGAAAAGTTTTGCACAGATAAGGAAAATCCCTGCCGTTGTTACTGATGCGTTTAAATATAAATACAGGAATGCTGAAAGTGTTGAGTGGAAGGATAAGTTGTCCCATTATGTGGTAACCTTCCTACTGAAAGGGGAGCCCTATGAAGCAATATTCAAAAACGATGGAACATGGGCGGGTTCACAGAAGGAAATCTCCAAGGACGACCTGCCTGAAGCTGTTGAAGAAGGCTTCGATAAAAGCAAATATGCAGAATGGGAAACTGAGCTCTTTTATAAGTTGTTATTCCCCGACGATCATGTAGAATACAGGATGCTGGTAAAAAAATCTGATATCAATAAGCGTGACCTCACATTTGCAGAAAATGGCCGGTTGCTTAAAGATAAACTTACCCTCTGA
- the rsmI gene encoding 16S rRNA (cytidine(1402)-2'-O)-methyltransferase codes for MLYLVPSPIGNLQDMTLRGLDVLRTVDVILAEDTRNSSRLLNHFQIQKPLTPYHQHNEHKVLQHLVDQLSAGKTMAMLTDAGTPGISDPAFLLVRECIRSGVKVECLPGATAFVPALVNSGLPINRFCFEGFLPPKKGRQTLLKKLSLEERTMVLYESPMRLVKTLEELATYFGADRQCCVSRELTKLFEENKRGTLAEVATYFSSKTVKGEIVIVVAGHES; via the coding sequence ATGTTGTACCTCGTACCTTCCCCTATTGGAAATTTGCAGGACATGACGTTACGGGGACTCGATGTCCTGCGTACTGTTGATGTGATCCTTGCAGAAGACACCCGTAATTCATCCCGATTATTGAATCATTTTCAGATTCAAAAACCACTTACTCCGTATCACCAGCATAACGAACATAAGGTTTTACAACACCTGGTTGACCAGTTGTCTGCGGGTAAAACAATGGCCATGCTCACTGATGCAGGAACACCCGGAATTTCAGACCCGGCATTTTTATTGGTTCGGGAATGTATACGAAGCGGGGTTAAAGTGGAATGTCTTCCTGGCGCTACTGCATTTGTACCCGCCCTGGTAAATAGCGGACTTCCTATAAATAGGTTTTGTTTTGAAGGATTCCTTCCTCCAAAAAAAGGCCGCCAGACACTCTTGAAAAAATTGTCCCTTGAAGAAAGAACCATGGTTTTGTATGAATCACCAATGCGTCTGGTAAAAACACTTGAAGAATTGGCTACCTATTTTGGAGCAGATCGCCAATGCTGCGTTAGCCGAGAGCTCACTAAGCTATTCGAAGAAAATAAACGGGGAACATTAGCTGAAGTGGCCACTTATTTTAGCAGTAAAACAGTTAAAGGTGAAATTGTTATCGTTGTTGCGGGACACGAAAGTTGA
- the purS gene encoding phosphoribosylformylglycinamidine synthase subunit PurS produces the protein MTFSVQVKVMPLKELLDPQGKAVMSGLGNLGLQAIQDVRIGKNIALQVEAASIEEATAIARDAAKKLLANPVMEQYEIIVN, from the coding sequence ATGACTTTCTCAGTACAGGTAAAAGTGATGCCCCTGAAAGAACTGCTTGATCCACAAGGAAAAGCGGTTATGAGTGGACTCGGAAACCTAGGCCTGCAAGCTATCCAGGATGTCCGGATCGGTAAGAATATTGCACTCCAGGTGGAAGCTGCATCAATTGAAGAAGCTACAGCCATTGCACGTGATGCCGCTAAAAAATTACTGGCAAATCCTGTAATGGAACAGTATGAAATAATTGTCAACTAA
- the pssA gene encoding CDP-diacylglycerol--serine O-phosphatidyltransferase, translating to MKQIPNLFTLLNLVFGCMAIVVILQNGITIGTGPAGEYLLDLPEKIWLAALFIAIAAVVDFLDGFVARLLNASSEMGKQLDSLADVVSFGVAPGLILYQFLRLSFAREDDGLDTSVLWLLPAVVVPCAAAYRLARFNIDTGQNYNFKGVPVPAVGLVVASLPMIYWHTNSEQLINLILNKWVLYAIIFVLSYLMVSTLPIMALKFKDFSFKSNQPKLIMLVISLIAVITLKWAGMPVVFLAYIIVSLFFKNKKE from the coding sequence ATGAAACAAATCCCCAATCTCTTTACCCTATTGAACCTGGTATTTGGTTGTATGGCCATTGTAGTGATTCTCCAGAATGGGATCACCATAGGAACGGGCCCAGCCGGCGAATACCTGCTCGACCTTCCTGAGAAAATATGGCTGGCTGCTTTATTTATTGCCATCGCTGCCGTAGTTGATTTCCTCGATGGTTTTGTGGCGCGCTTACTCAATGCTTCCAGTGAAATGGGAAAGCAACTGGACTCGTTGGCTGATGTGGTGAGTTTTGGTGTGGCACCAGGACTAATACTGTACCAGTTTCTCCGCCTAAGCTTTGCCCGTGAAGACGATGGTTTGGATACCTCTGTTCTTTGGTTATTACCGGCAGTGGTTGTGCCTTGTGCCGCTGCATATCGCCTGGCGAGATTCAATATCGATACCGGCCAGAATTACAATTTTAAAGGAGTACCTGTTCCTGCTGTTGGATTGGTTGTGGCCAGCTTGCCAATGATTTACTGGCATACCAATAGTGAGCAGCTCATCAACCTGATCCTTAATAAATGGGTGTTATATGCCATCATTTTTGTCCTTAGTTACCTAATGGTGAGCACTTTACCTATCATGGCTCTAAAATTCAAGGATTTTAGCTTTAAAAGTAACCAGCCTAAACTGATTATGCTGGTCATTTCGCTTATTGCGGTAATTACCCTCAAATGGGCCGGTATGCCGGTCGTTTTCCTTGCCTACATTATTGTATCTTTGTTCTTCAAAAACAAAAAAGAATGA
- a CDS encoding aminopeptidase P family protein, protein MKYLQLDSRIFSEHRKQFVSEMEANSIAIFNSNDELPTNGDAIYKFKQNADLYWLTGIEQEDTQLILFPGNPDPRMREILVLVRPNELKEKWDGRRLRREEATAISGISSIVWLDSLDGILQPMIHLAENIYLNTNENDRKANLIPVRDYRYAADMRNRYPLHQYKRSATILKKLRAIKSSLEVAVLQKAIDITDKTFRRLLGFIRPGVMEYEIEAEIFHEFLRNRATGPAYGSIIASGDRARTLHYVNNNQECLSGELVLMDFGAEYGGYNADLTRTVPVNGKFTKRQKEVYNACLAMHNYAKSILKPGITILDYTEKVGVEATRQFLAIGLLKKADIKNEDKENKAYRRYLYHGISHHLGLDVHDLGTRNEPIKPGMVFTIEPGIYIEEEKMGIRIENNVWITRTGNKDLMANIPVNIEEIEKLMKK, encoded by the coding sequence ATGAAATATTTACAGCTTGATTCACGCATTTTTTCGGAGCACAGGAAGCAATTTGTAAGTGAGATGGAAGCAAATTCCATTGCAATTTTCAACAGTAATGACGAGTTACCCACCAATGGTGATGCCATATATAAGTTCAAGCAGAATGCCGACCTGTATTGGTTAACCGGTATTGAGCAGGAAGATACCCAGTTGATTCTTTTCCCGGGAAATCCAGATCCCAGGATGAGGGAAATATTGGTGTTGGTTCGACCCAATGAACTGAAAGAGAAATGGGATGGTCGCAGGTTAAGAAGGGAGGAAGCCACTGCGATTTCAGGGATATCCTCAATCGTCTGGTTAGATAGCCTTGATGGCATTTTACAACCGATGATCCATCTGGCAGAAAATATTTACCTCAACACCAATGAAAACGATCGTAAAGCTAACCTTATCCCAGTTAGAGATTACCGTTATGCTGCAGACATGCGTAACAGGTATCCCTTGCACCAGTACAAAAGAAGTGCAACCATATTAAAAAAACTTCGGGCCATAAAATCAAGCCTTGAAGTAGCCGTATTGCAAAAAGCCATTGATATTACCGATAAAACCTTCAGGCGCCTGTTGGGTTTCATCAGGCCCGGTGTAATGGAATATGAAATTGAAGCAGAGATCTTCCATGAATTTTTACGCAACCGGGCAACTGGTCCGGCTTACGGGAGCATTATTGCCAGTGGTGACCGGGCGCGCACACTTCATTATGTAAACAATAACCAGGAATGCCTGTCAGGTGAACTGGTCCTGATGGATTTTGGAGCAGAATATGGCGGCTATAATGCTGACCTCACCCGAACTGTACCGGTTAATGGAAAATTCACAAAAAGACAGAAAGAAGTATATAATGCCTGCCTGGCGATGCACAATTATGCAAAGAGCATATTAAAGCCAGGTATCACTATTCTTGATTACACTGAAAAAGTGGGGGTAGAAGCCACCAGGCAGTTCCTTGCCATCGGGCTTCTGAAGAAAGCAGATATTAAGAATGAAGACAAGGAAAACAAGGCCTACCGCAGGTACTTGTACCATGGTATTTCACACCACCTGGGTTTAGATGTACATGACCTGGGGACGCGCAACGAACCCATCAAACCAGGTATGGTGTTTACGATTGAACCCGGAATATATATAGAAGAAGAAAAAATGGGAATCCGGATTGAAAACAATGTCTGGATCACGCGAACTGGAAATAAAGACCTCATGGCCAATATCCCGGTCAACATTGAAGAGATTGAAAAACTGATGAAAAAATAA
- the pckA gene encoding phosphoenolpyruvate carboxykinase (ATP) → MSVPTLLIPFEQLVALGLKHSDNVHYQLPPDELIMDTLRLEDGVLNDSGALVIRTGEFTGRSPKDKFLVKDEITSDTVHWNDFNLPIDEKYFFIIRQKINEYLGKCPELWVRDGYACADPRYRLNIRIVNEKPWINLFAYNMFLRPTEDELEHFQPEWTILSAPGLNLDPAECGTRQQNAAVISFKYKTILIAGSGYTGETKKGIFTILNYILPLHKNVLSMHCSANLGRKGDTALFFGLSGTGKTTLSADPNRMLIGDDEHGWTNDNIFNFEGGCYAKCINLTEEKEPEIFQAIRPGALVENTNFYPGTNTINFDDGSITENTRVSYPIDFISNAQEPSIGSIPENIFFLTCDAYGVLPPISRLSPAQAMYQFISGYTAKVAGTEAGVTEPKSTFSACFGAPFLPLHPGRYAEMLGEKIQKHQVKVWLINTGWTGGQYGVGHRIKLHLTRAMITAVLEDKLAGVAYERHQVFGMEVPMSCPGVPIHVLNPRNTWADPSAYDQKARKLAKQFIDNFDKYASGVTANILAAAPVII, encoded by the coding sequence ATGTCGGTACCTACTCTTTTGATCCCTTTTGAACAACTGGTTGCACTTGGATTAAAACATTCTGACAACGTGCATTACCAACTCCCTCCTGATGAGCTTATTATGGACACCCTTCGTTTGGAGGATGGCGTTTTGAATGATTCTGGTGCCCTGGTTATCCGGACCGGTGAGTTTACCGGTCGTAGCCCAAAAGACAAATTCCTCGTAAAGGATGAGATTACCTCCGATACAGTTCACTGGAATGATTTCAATTTACCGATTGATGAAAAATACTTTTTCATTATCCGGCAAAAGATCAATGAATACCTCGGAAAATGCCCGGAATTATGGGTGCGGGACGGTTATGCATGTGCAGATCCCAGGTACAGGCTGAATATCAGGATTGTGAATGAGAAACCCTGGATCAATCTGTTCGCATATAATATGTTTTTGCGGCCGACAGAAGATGAACTGGAACATTTCCAACCGGAATGGACTATTCTTTCAGCCCCCGGACTGAATCTGGACCCGGCTGAATGCGGCACACGCCAGCAAAATGCAGCAGTAATTTCATTCAAGTATAAAACAATACTTATCGCAGGTTCCGGTTATACTGGTGAAACCAAGAAAGGCATTTTTACAATTCTGAATTACATCCTGCCATTGCATAAAAATGTACTAAGCATGCATTGTTCGGCCAATTTGGGCAGAAAGGGCGACACTGCCCTGTTTTTTGGTTTAAGCGGAACAGGAAAGACCACTCTGAGTGCTGATCCCAACCGCATGCTGATTGGTGATGATGAGCATGGCTGGACAAATGATAATATTTTCAATTTTGAAGGAGGTTGTTATGCAAAATGCATCAACCTGACAGAAGAAAAAGAGCCCGAAATATTCCAGGCCATTCGACCGGGTGCATTGGTAGAAAATACGAATTTTTATCCCGGTACCAATACCATTAATTTTGATGATGGTTCAATAACTGAGAATACAAGAGTATCTTATCCGATTGACTTTATCAGTAATGCACAGGAACCATCCATAGGATCGATCCCGGAAAATATATTCTTCCTGACCTGTGATGCTTATGGCGTATTGCCTCCAATTTCCCGTCTTAGCCCAGCCCAGGCCATGTACCAGTTTATTTCAGGTTATACTGCTAAAGTTGCCGGGACCGAAGCAGGTGTTACTGAACCAAAATCTACATTCAGCGCCTGTTTCGGCGCGCCTTTTCTTCCATTACATCCCGGTCGTTATGCAGAAATGCTGGGTGAGAAAATCCAAAAGCACCAGGTAAAAGTATGGTTAATCAATACAGGATGGACTGGTGGCCAATATGGCGTTGGACATCGCATAAAATTACACTTAACGCGTGCCATGATCACGGCAGTGCTTGAAGATAAATTAGCAGGCGTGGCTTATGAAAGGCATCAGGTATTCGGAATGGAGGTGCCTATGTCATGTCCGGGAGTACCTATTCATGTTTTAAATCCCAGAAATACATGGGCTGATCCATCAGCATACGACCAGAAAGCTCGCAAATTGGCCAAACAATTTATTGACAATTTCGACAAATATGCGTCTGGAGTAACCGCCAATATCCTGGCTGCCGCTCCTGTTATCATTTAA
- a CDS encoding glycoside hydrolase family 32 protein: MNDPIRPAWHLTIAEGFGMPFDPNGAIFKDGVYHLWYLYQAEAGHQWQHISSIDLFHWRWHANDMQHHAGDPDKGIFSGNAFQARDGKVVIAYHGLETGGNCVAFSSDKELDKWEKSKANPIVNPGWDPHMWLEGDTYYQISGGTPVSSGKPNPPVLYAGDRYDQPLKKIGEFMSRDLPGVDDFEDISCPDFFKIGDKWVLLCISHSRGTRYYIGNWDGKQFHPESHHRMNWPGGTMFAPETLLDDQGRRILWAWVLDRKSGVSSGTMSMPRVLTLSKDKLTLNIEPPKEVERLRFGMMVEKPFSVNAGQPVTLDKVSGNMLEMSILIDPGNSKRFGIKVLCSKDAIEQTPVVIDRNKNTLLVDMRHSGINKPAYNEFAMAFASPDPENNPVVETQEAPFSLKSGEKVQLRVFLDKSILEVFANGRQVITQVIYPTLKDAINIQVFSDDGPILVESLKAWKLFPAMQW, from the coding sequence TTGAATGATCCGATAAGACCTGCATGGCACCTTACAATTGCGGAAGGATTCGGAATGCCATTTGACCCAAATGGAGCGATTTTCAAAGATGGCGTATATCACCTTTGGTACCTATACCAGGCCGAAGCCGGACATCAATGGCAACATATTTCCAGCATTGATTTGTTTCACTGGAGATGGCACGCCAATGATATGCAACACCATGCTGGAGATCCTGACAAGGGTATTTTCAGCGGTAATGCATTTCAAGCCAGGGATGGCAAGGTGGTGATTGCCTATCACGGTCTTGAAACAGGTGGAAACTGTGTTGCTTTTAGTAGTGATAAGGAATTGGATAAATGGGAAAAATCGAAGGCAAATCCAATAGTAAATCCGGGTTGGGATCCTCATATGTGGCTCGAAGGAGATACTTATTATCAAATTTCAGGTGGAACACCTGTTTCTTCAGGAAAGCCCAATCCTCCCGTTTTATATGCAGGTGATCGTTATGATCAGCCCTTGAAGAAGATAGGAGAATTCATGTCGCGTGATTTACCTGGTGTGGATGACTTTGAAGATATTTCTTGTCCGGATTTTTTCAAGATCGGTGATAAATGGGTGCTTTTATGTATTAGTCATTCAAGGGGAACGCGTTATTATATCGGAAACTGGGATGGCAAACAGTTTCATCCGGAATCTCATCACCGTATGAATTGGCCGGGAGGCACCATGTTTGCTCCTGAAACTTTGCTTGATGATCAGGGTAGACGTATTTTATGGGCATGGGTCCTGGATCGCAAATCGGGAGTATCTAGTGGAACTATGTCAATGCCTAGGGTATTAACGCTGTCAAAAGACAAGCTTACATTGAACATTGAACCGCCAAAAGAAGTTGAAAGGCTTAGGTTTGGCATGATGGTTGAAAAGCCATTTAGCGTAAATGCAGGCCAGCCTGTTACTTTAGATAAAGTATCCGGTAATATGCTTGAAATGTCGATTTTAATTGATCCCGGTAATTCAAAACGATTCGGGATTAAAGTCCTTTGCTCCAAAGATGCAATAGAACAAACGCCTGTCGTAATCGATAGGAATAAAAATACTCTTCTGGTAGATATGCGGCATTCAGGTATTAATAAGCCGGCCTATAATGAATTCGCAATGGCATTTGCATCACCGGACCCTGAAAATAACCCTGTTGTCGAAACCCAGGAGGCGCCATTTTCCTTAAAGTCCGGAGAGAAAGTACAACTCAGGGTTTTTCTAGATAAATCAATATTAGAAGTCTTTGCCAATGGTCGCCAGGTAATTACCCAGGTTATTTATCCAACATTAAAGGATGCAATAAATATCCAGGTATTTTCTGATGATGGTCCCATTCTTGTTGAAAGCCTCAAAGCATGGAAATTGTTTCCAGCGATGCAATGGTAA
- a CDS encoding DUF922 domain-containing protein: MEKESINWRSRRDLTWSDFKGKPVETAPNAAMTSTSILIDFNYDNTTLKYHLSCVFYPEKSWTKVSSSHILGHEQGHFDISELYTRKLHKALSEYSFRANTVDKDIKAIYERIAREQSAYQALYDQQTNYSRNTQKQEEWQGQIISELNGLSQFSAYP, encoded by the coding sequence GTGGAAAAAGAAAGCATTAACTGGCGTTCCAGGCGGGACCTGACATGGTCTGATTTCAAGGGAAAACCGGTTGAAACTGCTCCCAATGCTGCGATGACAAGTACTTCAATCCTGATTGATTTTAATTATGACAATACAACTCTGAAATACCATTTGTCCTGTGTTTTCTATCCGGAAAAATCATGGACAAAAGTATCATCCTCACATATCCTGGGACACGAACAGGGACATTTTGATATCTCTGAATTATATACCAGGAAATTACACAAAGCCCTTAGTGAATACAGCTTTCGGGCAAATACGGTTGATAAAGACATAAAAGCGATCTATGAACGTATAGCCAGGGAACAGTCTGCTTACCAGGCATTATATGACCAGCAAACCAATTATTCCCGCAACACACAAAAACAGGAAGAATGGCAGGGGCAAATAATAAGTGAGTTGAATGGTCTCTCGCAATTTTCAGCTTACCCATGA